From the Eschrichtius robustus isolate mEscRob2 chromosome 3, mEscRob2.pri, whole genome shotgun sequence genome, the window ACTGTCTTTGTGggacaaattgtgaaatgtggGCTGATGAGTACTTTCTTCAAATTTTACTGGCAAACTATCGAAATTCCCCCAAGGGAGCTGAAGTCAGGGATGGTAGGAGGGGGAACTGGGAGCCAATTTAGAGCCCACTGAGGAAACAGGCAACACCAGTTGCCTCCACTCTCTGACCTAGACCCACATAATGAGCTCACTAGTTTGGGAACCAGTGAGCTCATTACATAACATAAAAAAACCAAAGGGAAGGTGGTGAATTTTTTTATCCCTCACTTAGGAGAATGTTCTTACAAAGTCTCCCATATCGTGCGTTACTCTTTCAATTGCTATTTTGAACAACAATGTACCATGTGGAAGAAGATACCTCAATTATTgaaaattttatacatttatggAGGTCACTGCTAAAAATCCTTTACAAAGGAGAACATTTTTAGAATATGGTAATCATTTCTGGGGCTATGAGCTCAAAGTGCAAGTACTGGATGTGATTGTAAATAAGGCTTTAATTTTAAAGGTCACTTTAAAAAGCGACTGACAAGTGGTTACTTTGTGGAGATCAGACATTTTCACCTATAAGAAGTATGGAAATAAGTACTgagaatacaatttttaaaaagaatatcacATAAGGATCAAAAGAGAGCTTGTATCAAAAACAGCTAAGATGGAGTGAAGATGGTATGCTTTGGAAAATGCATTAGGTGACTCCAAAACTGGCTCTAATGATGACCAGCATTATAATGTCAGAGATGGATGTGAAGAGTTTGGATAAACATTGTTTCATGAAATATGAGAGGCACCTTCCTTTCAGAGAGAAGGTAGGACAACCAAGAGGGTGAGAGATCTAGGGTGAGCTAGTTTGAAGAAGGTAAGGCCTATGGGACAAGGACCTGGAGGGTAAAGATGGTGCACAATTAATGTCTCCAAGTTTGGAAGAGCAGTCATGTGGAAGACAGAGTtgatttattatgtatttttagcAAGAAGTTAAATGAGTGGCTAGAAGTTACAGGGAGGCGGGTGTTTGCTCAGTATAAGCAAGTACCTGATAACAATTACATCTGTCCAAGATTGAATCTGAAAAGTCATACGTAAGGAAAGGCTTCCTGACCAGCTGTAAAAAAGGAAATTGAGGTAAATTGCCTTTATGGTCATTTTAATGATTAGATTCTACTATTCTATCAAATTATCTCTAAGCTGGCAACAAGTTTAAGTTGATAACTGCATTTAGTTTTTGAAGATACTCTTTTCATTgactacatatttttaaatggttgcccTGTGTGAATCATTACATTAAGTTCTGTGGGTgattaaatatatacaaaaataatgatCGGCAGAAGTTTATGATCAAGAAAGGAGTTGTACACATGTATAACACATtccacacatgcatacatgttAACGTGCCAAAACATGTATAACGTACCATTCCTTGGCTGGGGCTTTGTCACCAGGTTAAAGCAGACATGTAATAAGGGCATGATCCAGTTAAAAATTTCACCTTCTTTGCTAGGGAGTCTCTTAAGCGCCTTGTCTCTAGTCCAGGTTATCTGCCTGTCCAAGAGTAAACTGATTCATCCATAGTAAAGATATGAGTCAAAAATTTTGGCTTTGTTCTAAAGCCTTTCTTGGCTTGGACTCAAGACACTGGACATTGTCTTCCAATTTCCCAGCTAGTTCTCTCAAATCTTCTCAAAAGTTATTATACGAAGAATGAACATTGGGAATTATCCAATAGACCTTCCAAATGCAATACCCAATAAAGCAACATCGGAGTTACGTAAAACCCATCAGTCGCTAAAATTCTATCCCTCATCACCAGGAGACTAGTCAACAGCATGAATTCATCTGTTTGAATGCAACCCAGTACAGAAAAACAATTCCAGGTTTAGAAAGTACTAATGGGATACAACTTTTTGGTTTATGAAGCATTATAAACTTACCTAGTACAGTGGAGGAAAAGTTGAAAATACTATTGCATTATAATAATACTCAATGATATGAATATAGGGAAAACATGAAAATGAAACAGTCGCATTTGATGAAGTCACACTTgaagggtcaaaaaaaaaaatcaaaaacaggaGCTATATAAACCATTCGATTTTTTCctcaatctgaaaataaaaaaaaaatttctcggTTCTAATCTGAGAAGCTGACCTGAGATTGTTGGAAAAGGATGCTCTTCTCTGGGTTTATGCCACAGGCGAGAAGAGCAGCCGTCATGTCCAAGATGCTCTGCCGGAGGACGGCTGGGTCTTGGGGGACAGTGATGGAATGTAGGTCAACGATGCTGTACAGCACGGAGTCATGCTCGTCCTGTAATCTCACCCAGCTCTCAATGGCTCCCAGGTAATTGCCGAGGTGGGGGAGTCCTGTAGGCTGAATGCCAGAAAATATTCGTTTCACGGAATCTTTCTGGAacgaagaaaaacaaacaaaattgctTTTGAAGCAGAATCCATGAATCCTATGCCCATGTTTGATGGCTACGCAATTTTTTTAACTGCAATCTGACAGTCATCATccttaaatgcatttattttgtaaagcACTATGTTAGGTGCTATTAGGAGACagaaatgatattaaaaaaatcgTTTTTTGCACTTAGAAGCTTACAAACACAAAGGCACATAAGAAAAGGTCTGTATCTCCAATCTAACTGGAGATAGAGGATATGcttatgaaaataaaagtaacagtACAGTATGACAACACAATTGTGACTGGTTTGGAAAGGTAAATAGTGGGGTACAGGCAAGAGTTCCCAAGAGGAAAAGATGACTGTGGTTCTGGTGGTCAGTTACAGAGACTTCAGACATAGAATCAAATTTCACTGGAGATTAAAGGGGCTCCAGGGGTTTTTCACGTGACTTCATTCATTTTGCAGTTAAGGCAATGAAGGCCTTAGCATTAGGGCTAAAGGCTACTCTTACttaattcagttttctttaaaaataaaagaatttgaaaaagaatagatacatgtatatgtataactgaatcactacactgtacacctgaaactaacacaacactgttaatcaactgtactccaatataaaataaaaaaataaaaataattgctgaTATTATAATTTAATGTACAGGATCTGGGTTAAAAATTAGGAAACCTATACTCTATTTCTGATATTGCTTCTTGataaagttatttaactttttcacGCTTCAGTATCCATTTACTTTTGATAAAATCATAGttggttttttatttcttcaaatgaagtttttaattctgcataattttttaaattataaaagcatTTTTGACATGGTCATGCTAACCCATTGGTCTATACTGTCTATTATTGAAGTTATAataggaaatgaaaaggaaaaaaaatgtgcctCTGTATTTGTAAGCTTTTGAGtgcaacaaatttttaaaaaatattttctgtccttAATACAGATAAATGATAAAATGCATCATTATCatttttaacaataataaaaaattactaataaCAACCATAATTTACTGGACAACTACTATGTTTCAGGCATTTATGCTCAGTGCTTTATATGCATTAATGTATTTATTCCTTGTAATATACAATATGGTAGGCATATGATTACctctaatttacagatgagaaaactgaggctcacaaaTATTAATAGATTGCCTATGGCCACACAACTAATAGGTAGAACTGAAATTTCAAGTCAGGTATTACTGACTTCAAAGCTCATGTACGCTTCTTCCTCTAGCTACCATGTTTTGCTTAACCACCATCTATTAAGACTTCATTACATTCATTGCATTATTTTGCAACGTTTCTgttgaaacaaaaaaaagttatggggaaaaaaaagaatattctgtaCATGTATATTTGTGTATTAAGTGCCAAGTCTCTCCAGTGTACTTAGGTAGGAgttgaactgctggatcataaggtatgCATACATACCTTCAATTGTACTACAGCATACTAAACTATTCCTAAGTATCAGTACGTAACAATTTGCAGTTTCTACCACCaattcctattgttccacatcctcaccaacactttgccagtagttctatttttagctaaCTGATGATATAGGGTAGAATCTCATTATGGTTTaactgcatttctctgattattatTAGAGAAGTTGAGAACTCATggtttttggtatttttatttcctcttctgtggAGAGCCTATTCAAgttattttgcctatttttctcagcttggattattttttcattgatttaagaatttttgtatattctggatccTAATATTTTGTCAGTTACATGTGTGGCCAATATATTCTCTCATTATGTGGTTATTTGCCTTTATGTTATCTTTTGATGAAAAgatgtttttcaaatatataatttttgacCAGATTTTTATGTCATAGAAGAAATCTTTTAATATCCTGAGTTCATgaagatatgtgtgtgtatatacatatatacatatataaagcatatgtatgtgcatgctttaaagttttatctttcacatttaagtctgtatccatttggagttttttgcatatggtgtgaggtagacatctactttattttctctccttttttcccccctatatGGATACCTAATTGTTCcattgccatttattgaaaagatcctTTCCCCACTGCTCTCTGCAATGCCACTTCAGCATAAACCAAGTATCTCTGTATGTCTGCGTCTGTATCTGGTCTTTCTATTCTGTCTCATTGGTCCATGGTCTATTTGTCTATGTCTGCACCAGTACTGCAGCTGCCTTTTTAATAAGTCTTGGGACCTGGTGGAGCAAGTCTTTctaccttcttcttcttcttcaagaGTATCTAACCCACCCGTGGTCCTTTATACTTCTCAATACATTTTAGAGTCATCTTGCCAAgttccaagagaaaaaaaaaagcaacctgtTGGGGtttttgattgggattacattgagtccatagattgctttggggagaacCGACATCTTTATAATACTGGGTCCTCTAATCTAGAAAACCATATAGTTTATGAGGATCTAACGTAAAACACGATGACTATAGTGGATAACACTgcattgtataattgaaatttgctaagagagtagaactcaaatgctctctcacacacacaaagacaaatatgTGAGGTGTTGGTTGTGTTAATAATTAACTAGGTGGGGGGGatcttttcacaatgtatatcaaatcaccatggtatatgtacactttaaatacctTACAATTTATTTGTcgattatacatcaataaagctgaatttttttaaaaaaaagaatgtaacattaaaaaaagtctTTATCTTTATATCTAACATTAGCTCTTAAGAGCTAATCTACTTTAGATGTGTGAGTGCCAAGACTACTTATAATTTGCCCTTCCCTTTTCCCAAGAATTTCAAATCCTACAGTCTATTTTCCTATATCTGCTTATTTTCCTCTCTATTCCTGAGATAACAGCCCTAAAATAGAATGCTACATCATACTTCCATGATCTAGAATTGTACTTGATATAAGCACTCAGGAGACCTAAGAGGTTTGTGGCTCTGAGAATATGAAAAATACCTCTTAAGTAACTGAGAACAAATATAATATTACCACTTAAAAtcatacacatgtacatacacacacatgaggTTGTCAAATGACTAACTCCCCAAATCATAATTTAGagacattactttaaaaatagtttgtaaaaaaaaaaaaaaatagtttgtagCTGAGAACTGAggctgagggagagagagagaaagagaaagaaagggagagagaagagttaGCATAGAATAAGTACATACCAGTGAGGCTTCCTTCAGTACCTTAGGACCTTAACCAGCCCTGGGTTCCTGATATGGGAATAAGCAAAGGAGCTTTCAGTGAGGTAAAAAATGATTAATGGGCTTTAGGGACTGATTGatgaagagagaaagcaaagcagaaaaacAAGCTCTGAActtaataaatgaagaggaaaaaaaatgccatCCAGAAATGCTTGACCTAGGATGAAAGGGGACTGTTTATGGTCATATAAAGGATTATAAGGACCACGAATatcaagctgaaaaaaaaatatgaatatttacaCACAAATTCCTCCATGTTCAAACTAAGGAATTATTCCCTGAGGGAAATGGAGAAACTAATtcttgggaaaactagaagagaAAAGCACTAGAGGACAGACTATGAGAAAAAAGAATTGTGACCAGTGGGAATGAACTAGACATGATCTAATACATCTTTTTCATTCTCTAGTTTCTGTGATTCTGTatatccaggcagagggaatgatgTTATCAAGAAGTAAGAGCAACAAGAAATGTTTTGTTCAATTTTCAAGgagctattaaaaaaatacaggatCTAAATGAGAACTGGATTCCTGGtcttaaaaatatacagagagtGTCTTGCACTTCTGCGGTGAGTTTATGTTCCCGTCTGTTCCCCCTGCAAGAGTCAGCAGGCAGCCTGACGGCATGGCAGGGGAGATATGCCTGGTACCATGAAATCATGGGGCTGGAATGTGGAGTTTGGGTGGTGGGAGGATGGGGGTTCTGTGTTCAAAAGCACTAGagttggaaaagaatgaaaatgaaaggagCATGGGCTTCCCAGTGGACAGAAGGCAAACCACAAAGAAAACAGCTTCAAGACTAGCCCACAGGCATTCGCTCATGGGGAAGTCTAGAGCATCAACCTTCAATCCCATCGCAATGCACAGAGAATAAAAAAAGGCGCATTTTACAAAATaggtcttcatttttatttcaggtGTATTTCCTTAACAAACGCCACTTCCAATCAATACATGCATTGGTTCAATTTGTAACAGAATCAGCATTACCAATGGGCAGCTTCAGCCCTGGTATTTGATATATTCCAGAAGACAGGGTGGGAGTTTGAATCaaagagagaacagacttatCAATCTGACAGATGTAGCTAAAAGCATTCCTGTCATAAGGTACTGAGCATATCCCAAGTTCGTAATTATCATAATTTCAATTATTGCAcccaaaagcaattaaaaaatccCAAGCTGCTAATCATGGCAAAAGATATTTTTTGTGATTAACTAAAGAGAGCTTCTGATTTTAATCCCAAGTGAATAAAATACATCAAAAGAAGGCTGCCTACCAGCTTTGAAACACTTTCAACTTTGGTATGGTGGTGGGAACCAAAGACTTCAACTAAAGACTTCAAGATTCTTATTACAAAGTCCTGCTTGTGTCCAGCTGTAGCATCAATTGTGCATTCATCACACCTGTTTTAACTATAGTCGACGGCAGACCAAAAACTTGGCTGAGCAAGCACTATGTCTAATTGGTTCCATGAAAGGCATGTTATCATGGATTGCGATAAAAAAGGAATCAACATTATCAACTAATTAGGTTGAAAATTTCTTTTTGTAAGTCTATTTATTCTTCTAAATAAAAAACACAGCTGAAGAAGCTCTCTGTTGGTGCTTCTCAATTCTATCATGTATGTCACCCTACTATTTCAATCCTAGGCCCCTCGCATATGTCTTCAACACTTTCTTGAAAATGTCTATACCACCAATTAGTGATATAAGAGCTGAAACATAGGAGACCCGGCACAGAAAAATAGCACTTCGGTCCTGGCTGGGAGGATCCAGGTGCTTCTCTGAAGCTTTCTTTGGCCACAGCTCAGCATTGTTCTGCCACAGTCAGCTCTTTCTTCCAGAAAGTACAGAGGGCTCTCTGGGTCTGGTGAGAAAATGCTGACTcagcaccaagaaaaaaaaaaaaaaaaaaaaaaaactgggttcATTTCTGCTTAGAAATGAAACCAGATGCTCAGACCTAGGAATCAACATAGTAAATATTAATTCAGTGTAAGAGAAAGCAGGTCTTATGTCACCCTCAAACAAGAAGCAATATGTCGGCCAACAATTAAAACtgcaggaaaaaattatttttaaaaagaaaaaaagagaaaggagtgaCTAATCCACTAGACTGTGAGGTCCATAAACGCATAGATGAGAAGTACTTAGTGACGTATTATTAGGTCAGTGAAATAGTTTGAAAGGAATAagcttggttttttaaaaaagttttttacaGACTTATTTAAGCCACTTCCAGATTTTAAGAGCTGTGCATCTATTTTCCCTCGGTGCACTGAGCTATCCTTCTATCATGCAGTAGAATGCTTTTGCAGATGGATTTTCATTCTTGTGCTGAACTTTAGCTATCAGAAACATTCCCTGGCACTTGCATGGACCTCATCGGATGTGAAGGAGGTAAGAATTACTGGCCTTACTTTCCAGGGAAGGACACTGCAAGGTTAAGTAACCCTCACAAGATCACAGGCAGGTGGTTAGATTTGGAACCCAGCTCTCAGCCCTGGACACCGAGCTCTGTCCCCTTCCTGTGCACAGGGCTGCATTCAATTTAGAACTTCGTGACTTCATGATTGGTCTGGCCTTTAAGTATCCTCACTCCCACCCGCacctcccctccacacacacgcTCTCAGAAAGGGAAGGTGTGCCACAGAGTCGTTTCCTGAAAGGCCCAGGCACACAGCTGGTGGCACACCTGGGACCAGAATCCAGACCTCCAGAGCTCTGCTCACCAGACCACATGACACTTTTGCATATTTATCAcgttcttttcttctgcagctatTTCTTTTGTACCTCAGCATCTCTTTGGGCTTATTCTCTTCaggccttttttttctgttttctttcttacttgTCAAATAGCACCTCAGTGAATGTCTCCCCATCACACAGAGATGATGAAATATAAAATCTGGGGACTTTGCCTCCTAGGAAAGACTGCATTGTCACCTCAGGGCAGCTAAGTTATGTTTAAATGCAAAGCTTATATGTAGGTACAGAATAAACTGGCAAgtccttttagtttttattggaaaaGTGACTAAAACTAGATTAATATATTACCTAAACACAACATAAATAATTATAGTATGATATGTAGTGAGAAACACTTTTAATTTCTAATGACAATACTGCTTCCTAAACCAAACCAGCCAGGGTCAAATTCTTGACATAAACATCTTAACCACCActacatcatttatttttatattggatgGAACAGTAAATACAGGCAAGAGCTCAAGAagtactaaaatttttaaagtataaagaatGATCTGAAATGCTTAGGAAAATACTAGTTTTTCCTCATAAGAAAATTTGAACATTGATCTTAAAGTGTTAGAGAGATCGTGCTGGAAAGATAAGATTTTATCATTGTCTTTTGTGGCCAAATAAAGGTATATCCTACCCATTATCACTGGTTACAG encodes:
- the WARS2 gene encoding tryptophan--tRNA ligase, mitochondrial isoform X2; its protein translation is MALHSMRKARECWNFLRALHKGPEAAPAPQKDSVKRIFSGIQPTGLPHLGNYLGAIESWVRLQDEHDSVLYSIVDLHSITVPQDPAVLRQSILDMTAALLACGINPEKSILFQQSQVSEHTQLSWILTCMVRLPRLQHLHQWKVHTRSCWGGSSPAHGASSGSSTGV